The Nocardioides marmorisolisilvae genomic interval GGCGTGGCGTGCACGACGACGAGCAGCACGACCAGGCCGGCGCAGATCGATCCGGCGGCGAGCCAGTCCTGCGGCCGTGGCCAGCCGCGGCGCTCGAGCGAGGACATCGGCAGCGCGAACATCAGCTGGGTCGCCAGCAGCGGCTGCACCGTCGCCACGGACCCGACGTGCAGCGCGAGCGCCTGGACGCCGAAGCCGGCCAGGTTGACCATCCAGCCCGCCAGCCACAGCCGGTTGCGGACCAGCGTCGACATCAGCGCCAGCATGCCGACGGCGACGGAGTGGCCCTGCCGGTGGGTGCTGCGCGCGGCTCGCTGCTGGTAGAAGGCCGAGAGCGCGAACAGGAAGGCCACCAGCAGACCCAGCAGGGTGGCCCCGACCTGGCTGCTCACGACCCCGCCCCGTACGAGGTGGCGCGCACCTGCTCGCCGTACCGCAGCGCGAGCCGGTGGTACGTCGCCGGGGCCAGAGCGCGCACCACGGACGCGACCCGCAGCCAGCCGGGCACCCAGGTCTCGGCATCGTCCTGCTCGACGGCACGCACGGCCCGAGCGGCAACCGCCTCGGCGCTCACCGGACGCGGCCGGGATCGGTCGTTGGCCCGGCCGCGGCGCTCGAAGAACGGGGTGTCCACGACACCCGGCAGCACCACCGAGACACCGACGCCGCTGCCGTCCATCTCCATCCGCAGACTTTGCGCGAACACATCCAGCCCCGCCTTCGTCGCGGCATAGACCGCCTCGCCGGCGACCGCGGTGCGGCCGGCCACCGAGCCGATGAGCTGTAGGTGCCCCGATCCGCGTCCGAGCATTCCCGGCAGCAGCGCTCGGGTCAACTGCATCGGCGCCACCAGGTCGAGGGCGACCAGACCGGAGACGTCGTCGTCGGTCATCGTGTCGAAGGGCGTGGACCGGCCCGCCCCGGCGCTCGCGACCAGCAGGTCGACCCGGCCGTGGACGGCGAGCGCGTCGGCAGCGAGCTGCTCGGCGGCGCCCGGCAGCGCCAGGTCCGCGAGCAGCGCCTCCCCGTGGGTACGACGAGCCACGTCGCCGGTGCGGGCCGGGTCCCTGCCATGCACGAGCACGGTCGCCCCGCGCTCGGCCAGCCGCTCGGCGACCGCCGTACCGATCCCCGAAGAGGCCCCGGTGACCAGGGCGACACAGCCGCGCACCCGCATCGACTGCCTCCCGTCGGTGAACAGACCGTTCTCCGGGGAGAACCAGTACCACAACCCGGGCATTCCATCGCATCCTTCGCACTGTCGGTGTCGTGGGCGAGGATGGTGCGGTGGACGACGCACTGGCCCGATTCGGGGCTCCCACGCGGGCCTGGTTCGAGGCTGCGTTCGCCCGGCCCACCTCCGCCCAGGCGGGTGCCTGGTCGACGATCGCCGCGGGCCGCCACGCGCTGGTCGTCGCCCCGACCGGCTCGGGCAAGACGCTGTCGGCCTTTCTCTGGTCGCTGGACCGGCTCTTCCACGAACAGGTCCCCGACGAGCGCTCACGACGATGCCGGGTCCTCTACGTCTCCCCGTTGAAGGCACTCGCCGTCGACGTCGAGCGGAACCTCAGGGCGCCTCTCACCGGCATCCGGCACACCGCCGCCCGACTCGGCCTCGAGCTCCCCGAGGTGACCGTGGGGGTGCGCTCGGGCGACACCACGCCGACGGAGCGCCGACGGCTGCAGACCAGACCGCCGGACATCTTGATCACCACGCCGGAGTCGCTGTTCCTGATGCTCACCTCGGCCGCGCGCGAGTCGCTGCGCGGAGTCGAGACGGTGATCCTCGACGAGGTGCACGCCGTGGCCGGCAGCAAGCGCGGCGCCCACCTCGCGGTCTCGCTGGAACGGCTCGACGCCCTGCTCGACCGGCCGGCACAGCGCATCGGCCTGTCCGCCACGGTCCGTCCGGTGGAGGCGGTCGCGCGGTTCCTCGGCGGGACCGCGCCGGTGGAGGCCGTGGCGCCGCCGGCCGAGAAGCGTTGGGATCTCTCGGTGGTGGTGCCGGTCGAGGACATGACCGAGCTCGACGCGGCCCCCGACGGGAGTGACTCCGAGCGGGCCGGCTCGATCTGGCCGCATGTCGAGGAGCGTGTGGTCGACCTCATCGAGCAGCACCGGTCGACGATCGTCTTCGCGAACTCCCGCCGCCTCGCCGAGCGCCTCACCGCCCGGCTCAACGAGGTGCACGCCGAGCGACTCGGCGAGCCGACCGAGCTGATCGGCTCCCCCGGGCCCCCGGCCCAGGTGATGGCACAGTCGGGTACCTCGCAGGGTGCCGCCGGCGTGCTCGCGCGTGCGCACCACGGCTCGGTCTCCAAGGAGCAGCGGGCGGTGATCGAGGACGACCTCAAGCGCGGCCGGCTGCCGTGCGTCGTCGCCACCAGCAGCCTCGAGCTCGGCATCGACATGGGCGCGGTCGACCTCGTCGTCCAGATCGAGTCACCGCCCTCGGTCGCGAGCGCGCTGCAACGCGTCGGTCGGGCCGGTCACCAGGTCGGCGAGACGTCCCGTGGGGTGCTGTTCCCCAAGCACCGCGGCGATCTGGTGCCCACGGCGGTCACGGTCGAGCGGATGCGCACCGGTGCGATCGAGGCCCTCCGGGTGCCGGCCAACCCCCTCGACGTGCTCGCCCAGCAGGTCGTCGCGGCGACCGCGATGGACACGTGGGCGGCCGACGACCTCTTCGCCGTACTGCGTCGCTCGGCACCGTTCGCGACACTGCCGCGCAGCGCCTTCGACGCCACCCTCGACCTGCTCGCCGGGCGCTACCCCAGCGACGAGTTCGCCGAGCTGCGGCCGCGGATCGTCTGGGACCGGGTCACCGGTGCGCTGTCCGCCCGGCCCGGCGCCCAACGGCTCGCGGTGACCAGCGGTGGCACCATCCCGGACCGCGGGCTGTTCGGGGTCTTCCTGGTCGGGAGCGACTCAACCGGACCCGGACCCGGTCGGCGGGTCGGCGAGCTCGACGAGGAGATGGTCTATGAATCCCGGGTGGGCGACGTGTTCACCCTCGGCACCACCAGCTGGCGCATCGAGGACATCACCCACGACCGCGTGATGGTCTCCCCGGCGCCCGGGCAGCCTGGCCGGCTCCCGTTCTGGACCGGGGACTCGCTCGGTCGACCCGCGGAGCTGGGCGAGGCGATCGGCGCATTCGTCCGCGAGGTCGCCGCCATGGACCGGCCAGCGGCGGTGGCCCGAGCCCGCTCCGCCGGGTTCGATGCGTGGGCCGCCGCCAACCTGGTCAGCCTGCTCGAGGAGCAGCGAGAGGCCACCAACCGGCTGCCCCACGACCGTCAGCTGGTCGTGGAACGCTTCCGTGACGAGCTCGGGGACTGGCGGCTGGTGGTGCACTCGCCCTACGGCACGCCCGTGCACGCGCCCTGGGCGCTGATGGTCAACGCCCGGCTGCGCGAGCGGTACGGCGTGGACGCCCAGGCGATGGCGGCCGACGACGGCATCGTGGTGCGGATCCCCGAGACCGACCAGGACCCGCCCGGCGCCGAGCTGATCGCCTTCGACCCCGACGAGGTCGAGCAGCTCGTCACCACCGAGGTGGGGGGCTCGGCGCTGTTCGCCTCCCGGTTCCGCGAGTGCGCCGCCCGGGCGCTGCTGCTCCCCCGGCGCGACCCGGGTCGCCGCTCGCCACTGTGGCAGCAGCGTCAACGCAGCGCGCAGCTGCTCGAGGTGGCCGCCCGCTACCCGAGCTTCCCGATCGTGCTGGAGACGGTCCGCGAGGTGCTCCAGGACGTGTATGACGTGCCGGCGCTCGTCACGCTGCAGCGACGGATCGCGGAGCGGCGGGTCAGCCTCGTCGACGTCGCGACCACCCGTCCGTCGCCGTTCGCCCAGTCGCTGCTGTTCGGGTACGTCGCGGCATTCATGTACGAGGGGGACTCGCCCCTGGCCGAGCGCCGGGCGGCCGCTCTCACCCTCGACCAGGGCCTGCTCGCCGAGCTGCTCGGTCGCGCCGAGCTACGCGAGCTGCTCGACCCGGCGGCGCTGGCCGAGGTCGAGGCGGAGCTGCAGCGGCTGCGACACCCCGGACTCGACGACCGCCGCGCCCGCGACGCGGAGGGTCTGGTCGACCTGCTCCGGCTGCTCGGGCCGCTGAGCACCGCCGAGACCGCCGAGCGGGCGACCTTCGACGTCGACGAGCCGTTGGAGCGCCTGGTGGAGTCGCGTCGCGTCGTCCGGGTGCGCATCGCGGGCGAGGAGCGCTGGGCGGTGGTCGAGGACGTCGCCCGGTTGCGCGACGGCCTGGGCGTACCTGTGCCGCCGGGCACTCCGGAGACCTTCACCGAGCCCGTCGAGGACCCCTTGGGCGACCTGGTCGGCCGGTTTGCCCGCACACACGGACCCTTCACGACGGCGGACGTCGCGGCACGCCTCGGGCTCGGGTCCGCGGTCGTCCACCAGACCCTGGTCCGGCTGGCAGCGCACGGGCGGGTCCTCGAGGGCGAGTTCCGCCCCACCGGGACCGGGTCGGAGTGGTGTGACGCCGAGGTGCTGCGCCGGCTGCGCCGCCGGTCGCTGGCCCGGCTGCGGCATGAGGTCGAGCCGGTCGAGCCGGCCACCCTCGGCCGGTTCCTGCCGGCCTGGCAGCACGTGGCAGCGGGCGCGTCGGCCGGCCGTGGGCTCCGTGGCGTCGACGGCGTTCTGGCGGTGGTCGAGCAGCTCGCCGGCTGCCCGGTGCCGGCCAGCGCCTGGGAGTCCCTGGTCCTACCGGCGCGGGTCGCCGACTACCAGCCGGCCTACCTCGACGAGCTGACCGCGACCGGGGAGGTGCTCTGGGCCGGGCACGGCTCGCTGCCCGGCTCCGATGGATGGGTGTCACTGCATCTGACGGACTCCGCGGATCTGACCCTGCCGGCACCCGACCCGGACGCCGATCTCAGCACCCTGCACCGGGCGGTGCTCGAGGCGCTGGACGGAGGTGGGGCGTTCTTCTTCCGCCAGCTGGAGGCCGCCGTACGCCGCAGCGACGCCTCGGGCGGAACCACCGACCCCGAGCTGTCGCAGGCCTTGTGGGACCTGGTCTGGTGGGGCCGGGTCGGCAACGACACGCTCGCCCCGCTGCGTGCGCTCACCCGGGGCGGCGGTGCGCACCGCGGTCGGCGCAGCCCGCCGCGCGCCCGGCTGGGCCGGCCCGGGCGGCCCGGGCGGACGCCGATGCCGGTCCGCGGTGGACCTCCCGAGGCCGCCGGGCGCTGGTTCCTGCTGCCCGAGGTCGAGCCCGACCCGACCCGACGCAGCCACGCAGCCGCGGAGTCGCTCCTCGAACGGCACGGCGTGGTGACCCGCGGCGCAGTGACCAGCGAACGCACCCCGGGAGGCTTCGCCGCGGCGTACAAGGTGCTCGCCGCCTTCGAGGACGCCGGACGGTGCCGACGCGGCTACTTCGTCGAGGGACTCGGCGCCGCCCAGTTCGGCTCCGCGGGTGCGATCGACCGGCTGCGCACCTTCACGCCGCCCGCGGCCGGCACCAAGGCGGTCGCGGTCACGCTGGCGGCCACCGACCCCGCGAACCCCTACGGCGCCGCACTCCCCTGGCCCGGGCGCACGGCGGGCCACCGTCCGGGCCGGAAGGCCGGCGCCCTCGTCGTGCTCGTCGACGGCGCCCTGGCGCTCTACGTCGAGCGTGGAGGGCGGTCGCTGCTCACCTTTGTCTCGACCGTTTCCGCACCGAGTGTGGAGGAGGACACCCTCGCGGTCGCGATCGATGCCCTCGGCACCGCCGTACGTCGCGGCGCGCTCGGCCGCCTCACCGTTGAGAAGGCGGACGGGTCGAGCGTCCTCGGTGAGTCCTCGGCGGCGCTGCGGCAGGCACTCGAGGACGCCGGTTTCGTGGTGACCCCGCGGGGGCTGCGGCTGCGCGGCTGATTTCGTGGTGACCCCGCGGGGGCTGCGGCTGAGCGGCCGAGTCGCGGCGCCCCGACGGGCACCGCTCGTGGCAGGCTGACGACTCGTGCACACCTACCGCGAGCTCTTCGGGATCCGGGAGTTCCGGGTGCTCTTCGGCCTGCGCGCGGTGGTCATCACCGGCGTCGTGGTCAGCAGCCTGGCGATCGGCACCGTGATCTATCGGGTGACCGGCTCGCCGCTGCTCACGTCGCTGGCGCTCTTCGGCGGCCCGTTGGTGCAGCTGCTCACGAGCCACTTCCTCCTGGCCGGCTCCGATCTGCTCCGGCCGCGCACCGCGATGGTGATCTCGGCGACGACGGCCGGGGGCACCGACCTGCTGCAGCTTCTGCCCGGCCTGACCTGGCCGATCCGCTTCGTCATCCTGGCGGCGGGCTACGTCGTGCTCGCGGCGACCTCCGGGACGGTGGTCGCCCTCCTTTCCGACATCGTTCCCCGCGAGGCCTTCGTGCTCGCTCGCTCCACCCTCAACATCACCGTCGGCGGGATGCAGATCGCCGGCAATGGGGTCGGCGCGATCCTGTTGATCTGGCTCAGCGGCCGCGACCTGTTCTGGATCAGCGGCACGGTCACCCTCGCCGGCGCGCTCGCGGCTCGGATCGGCCTGCGCGACCACCCGCCCCGCGCCAGCGGCAAGGTGGTTGCCCGGACCCGAGCGGTCAACCGGATGCTGCTGGGCTCGGCGGCCGTCCGGCCGATCTACCTGATGATCTGGATCCCGAACGGGCTGGTCGTCGGTTGCGAAGCGCTCTACATCCCGTACGCCGGGGGCCACGCCGGCTACCTCTTCGCCGCGACGGCGACGGGCATGCTCGCCGGCGATGTCGTCATCGGCCGTTTCCTGCCGGAGGACCGCCGCGACCGGCTGATCGTGCCGCTCCGCATCCTTCTCGCGCTGCCGTTCATCGCCTTCGCATGGCAGCCCGTGCTCGGCGTCGCCGCAGCCCTCGGGATGGTCGGAGCGTTCGGCTACCCGGCGTCCCTGCCCCTCCAGGAACGTCTGGTGAGCCACACCGCTGCGGACAGCCGCGGTCAGGTCTTCGGACT includes:
- a CDS encoding SDR family NAD(P)-dependent oxidoreductase produces the protein MPGLWYWFSPENGLFTDGRQSMRVRGCVALVTGASSGIGTAVAERLAERGATVLVHGRDPARTGDVARRTHGEALLADLALPGAAEQLAADALAVHGRVDLLVASAGAGRSTPFDTMTDDDVSGLVALDLVAPMQLTRALLPGMLGRGSGHLQLIGSVAGRTAVAGEAVYAATKAGLDVFAQSLRMEMDGSGVGVSVVLPGVVDTPFFERRGRANDRSRPRPVSAEAVAARAVRAVEQDDAETWVPGWLRVASVVRALAPATYHRLALRYGEQVRATSYGAGS
- a CDS encoding MFS transporter codes for the protein MHTYRELFGIREFRVLFGLRAVVITGVVVSSLAIGTVIYRVTGSPLLTSLALFGGPLVQLLTSHFLLAGSDLLRPRTAMVISATTAGGTDLLQLLPGLTWPIRFVILAAGYVVLAATSGTVVALLSDIVPREAFVLARSTLNITVGGMQIAGNGVGAILLIWLSGRDLFWISGTVTLAGALAARIGLRDHPPRASGKVVARTRAVNRMLLGSAAVRPIYLMIWIPNGLVVGCEALYIPYAGGHAGYLFAATATGMLAGDVVIGRFLPEDRRDRLIVPLRILLALPFIAFAWQPVLGVAAALGMVGAFGYPASLPLQERLVSHTAADSRGQVFGLAGTGLMVGQALGAAIAGGVADLLGAGSTAAGRTMTVMAVLSLLATALIVPGLRRTTPTPGRSVEPDVAD
- a CDS encoding ATP-dependent helicase; translated protein: MDDALARFGAPTRAWFEAAFARPTSAQAGAWSTIAAGRHALVVAPTGSGKTLSAFLWSLDRLFHEQVPDERSRRCRVLYVSPLKALAVDVERNLRAPLTGIRHTAARLGLELPEVTVGVRSGDTTPTERRRLQTRPPDILITTPESLFLMLTSAARESLRGVETVILDEVHAVAGSKRGAHLAVSLERLDALLDRPAQRIGLSATVRPVEAVARFLGGTAPVEAVAPPAEKRWDLSVVVPVEDMTELDAAPDGSDSERAGSIWPHVEERVVDLIEQHRSTIVFANSRRLAERLTARLNEVHAERLGEPTELIGSPGPPAQVMAQSGTSQGAAGVLARAHHGSVSKEQRAVIEDDLKRGRLPCVVATSSLELGIDMGAVDLVVQIESPPSVASALQRVGRAGHQVGETSRGVLFPKHRGDLVPTAVTVERMRTGAIEALRVPANPLDVLAQQVVAATAMDTWAADDLFAVLRRSAPFATLPRSAFDATLDLLAGRYPSDEFAELRPRIVWDRVTGALSARPGAQRLAVTSGGTIPDRGLFGVFLVGSDSTGPGPGRRVGELDEEMVYESRVGDVFTLGTTSWRIEDITHDRVMVSPAPGQPGRLPFWTGDSLGRPAELGEAIGAFVREVAAMDRPAAVARARSAGFDAWAAANLVSLLEEQREATNRLPHDRQLVVERFRDELGDWRLVVHSPYGTPVHAPWALMVNARLRERYGVDAQAMAADDGIVVRIPETDQDPPGAELIAFDPDEVEQLVTTEVGGSALFASRFRECAARALLLPRRDPGRRSPLWQQRQRSAQLLEVAARYPSFPIVLETVREVLQDVYDVPALVTLQRRIAERRVSLVDVATTRPSPFAQSLLFGYVAAFMYEGDSPLAERRAAALTLDQGLLAELLGRAELRELLDPAALAEVEAELQRLRHPGLDDRRARDAEGLVDLLRLLGPLSTAETAERATFDVDEPLERLVESRRVVRVRIAGEERWAVVEDVARLRDGLGVPVPPGTPETFTEPVEDPLGDLVGRFARTHGPFTTADVAARLGLGSAVVHQTLVRLAAHGRVLEGEFRPTGTGSEWCDAEVLRRLRRRSLARLRHEVEPVEPATLGRFLPAWQHVAAGASAGRGLRGVDGVLAVVEQLAGCPVPASAWESLVLPARVADYQPAYLDELTATGEVLWAGHGSLPGSDGWVSLHLTDSADLTLPAPDPDADLSTLHRAVLEALDGGGAFFFRQLEAAVRRSDASGGTTDPELSQALWDLVWWGRVGNDTLAPLRALTRGGGAHRGRRSPPRARLGRPGRPGRTPMPVRGGPPEAAGRWFLLPEVEPDPTRRSHAAAESLLERHGVVTRGAVTSERTPGGFAAAYKVLAAFEDAGRCRRGYFVEGLGAAQFGSAGAIDRLRTFTPPAAGTKAVAVTLAATDPANPYGAALPWPGRTAGHRPGRKAGALVVLVDGALALYVERGGRSLLTFVSTVSAPSVEEDTLAVAIDALGTAVRRGALGRLTVEKADGSSVLGESSAALRQALEDAGFVVTPRGLRLRG